The Deinococcus aerolatus genomic sequence CAATCCCCAGCTGCCGGGCGATCGCAGTTGCGGTGCGCTGGTTGTCCCCGGTGATCATCGCCACCTTCAGGCCCATGCGGTGCAGGGCGTTCACGGCCTCCTGACTGCCTTCCTTGATGGGGTCTGCCACGGCGATGATGGCCGCGAGCCCGCCATCCACAGCAGCGTACAGTGGGCTCTTGCCCTCATCACCAAGCTGCTGCGCCTGCTGCGCGAAGACGTTCACGTCCAGCCCCAGCCGGGTCATGTAACGGTCGGCCCCCACCTGCACCAGGTGCCCGTCCACAGTCGCTTCCAGGCCATAGCCGGGCACGGCTTCAAAGGCCCCCGGCTTCAGGATGGTGATGCCCTCGCGTTTCGCGGCGTCCACGATGGCCCGGGCGATGGGGTGCTCGCTCTGCTCCTCCGCAGCAGCGACCAGCCTCAGGACACTGGCGCGGTCAAAGCCGGGGGCCGTGACCAGATCGGTCAGTTCAGGCCGCCCCTTGGTGAGCGTGCCGGTCTTGTCCATCGCCACCACCTGCACGTCCTGAAGACCCTCCAGCGCGCCCCCGCCTTTGAACAGCACACCCAGCTCAGCAGCCTTGCCGGTGCCGACCATGATGCTGGTGGGAGTTGCCAGGCCCATCGCGCAGGGACAGGCGATGATCAGCACCGCGACGGTCGTGATCAGGGCGAAGCTCAGCGCGGTCTGGCCGCCCAGGAGCAGCCACAGCAGGAAGGTCAGTGCGGCGATGCCCAGCACGACCGGGACGAAGACCGCGACCACCCTGTCGGCGAGACCTTGGATGGGCGGCTTGCTGCCCTGGGCCGTCTCGACGAGCTTGATGATCTGCGCGAGGGCCGTGTCCGCGCCGATGCGTGTGGCACGGAAGCTCAGGGCGCCGTTCTGGTTGATGGTGCCGCCCACGACGCCGGCGCCCTCCTGCTTGCTCACCGGGACGGGTTCGCCGGTGATCATGCTCTCGTCCACGAAGGAGTTGCCGCTGACGACCTCGCCGTCGACCGGGATCTTCTCGCCAGGCCGGACGGAGATCAGGTCGCCCACCAGCACTTCATCGGTGGGCAGGTCGAGTTCCTGCCCGCCCCGCACGACACGGGCCGTCCTGGCCTGCAGGGAGAGGAGTTTTTTCATGGCCTCGCTGGAACGACCCTTGGCGATGGCCTCGAAGTACTTGCCCAGCAGGATCAGGGTGATAACCACGCCCGAAGCCTCGTAGTACACGTGGGCGGTGCCTTCCGGGAAGATGCCGGGCGCGACCGTGGCAACCAGCGAGTACAGGAACGCGGCCGAGGTGCCGATCATCACCAGGGCGTTCATGTCCGGGGATTTCATCTTCAGGCTTTTCCAGCCCAGGCGGTAGAAGCGCCGCCCCGGCCCGAACTGGATCGGCACGGCGAGCGCCAGCATCACCCAGTTCAGGGTGCCCATCACGCCGTGTCCGAAGGAGTTCATCAGCCAGTCGTTCACCGCGGGAACAAGCATCGGTACCATGGCGATCAACATCAGGGGAAGGGCAAACGCCGCGCTGAACATCACCTGCCCGCGCAGGTGGGTGACTTCCCGCGCCCGCGCTTCACGTTCCTGGTCCTCGCGGCTGAGTCCAACTTGTTCCTCTAGGACCTCGTAGCCGGAGTCCCGAATGGCCGCCTTGAGTTGCCCGGGGCTCACGCTGGAGGGGAGGTACTGCACGGTGGCCCGCTCGGTGGCCAGATTGACGCTGGCAGCCAGCACGCCGTCTACCTTCTTCAGGGCACGTTCGACCCGGCCCACGCAGCTCGCGCAGGTCATGCC encodes the following:
- a CDS encoding heavy metal translocating P-type ATPase, with protein sequence MTKTIEIGVQGMTCASCVGRVERGLKKVEGVESASVNLATERATVTYDPALTTPQVLLDTVKDVGYEPIVSHTTLGVQGMTCASCVGRVERALKKVDGVLAASVNLATERATVQYLPSSVSPGQLKAAIRDSGYEVLEEQVGLSREDQEREARAREVTHLRGQVMFSAAFALPLMLIAMVPMLVPAVNDWLMNSFGHGVMGTLNWVMLALAVPIQFGPGRRFYRLGWKSLKMKSPDMNALVMIGTSAAFLYSLVATVAPGIFPEGTAHVYYEASGVVITLILLGKYFEAIAKGRSSEAMKKLLSLQARTARVVRGGQELDLPTDEVLVGDLISVRPGEKIPVDGEVVSGNSFVDESMITGEPVPVSKQEGAGVVGGTINQNGALSFRATRIGADTALAQIIKLVETAQGSKPPIQGLADRVVAVFVPVVLGIAALTFLLWLLLGGQTALSFALITTVAVLIIACPCAMGLATPTSIMVGTGKAAELGVLFKGGGALEGLQDVQVVAMDKTGTLTKGRPELTDLVTAPGFDRASVLRLVAAAEEQSEHPIARAIVDAAKREGITILKPGAFEAVPGYGLEATVDGHLVQVGADRYMTRLGLDVNVFAQQAQQLGDEGKSPLYAAVDGGLAAIIAVADPIKEGSQEAVNALHRMGLKVAMITGDNQRTATAIARQLGIDEVLAEVLPSGKSDAVKELQAKGHKVAFVGDGINDAPALAQADVGLAIGTGTDVAVETADVILMSGDLRGVPNAFALSRATLRNIKLNLFWAFAYNIILIPVAAGVLYPAFGLLLSPVLAAAAMGFSSVFVLSNALRLRGFRPPVKPDAVTVTAQPSLPAHA